In Ochrobactrum vermis, the following proteins share a genomic window:
- a CDS encoding SDR family oxidoreductase, translating to MSSLKDKVAIITGASSGIGRAAALLFAREGASIVLNARGLAGLERVAEEIAAFGGKAHCVAGDVSEVQTHKTLATAAKDKFGGLDIALNNAGTVGPIAPLAEIAPDDWQAVLSGNLTSAFLGARSQISLMLERGGGSIIFTSTFVGTSVGIPGMSVYGTSKAALMGMVKGITADYGALGIRANALLPGAVDTPMGGDEKHKEWAAGLHAMKRISQPEEIAQAALFLAGPMSSFVAGSALYADGGNAAVK from the coding sequence ATGTCCAGCTTGAAAGACAAGGTTGCAATCATCACCGGTGCATCGTCTGGAATAGGGCGTGCTGCTGCATTGCTCTTTGCCAGAGAAGGCGCTTCAATTGTGTTGAACGCTCGCGGACTTGCGGGTCTCGAACGTGTAGCCGAAGAGATTGCAGCGTTTGGCGGGAAAGCGCATTGCGTTGCCGGCGACGTTTCTGAAGTCCAAACCCATAAGACGCTGGCTACCGCAGCGAAGGATAAATTCGGTGGGCTCGATATTGCATTGAACAATGCAGGCACGGTCGGGCCTATAGCTCCGCTCGCTGAAATCGCGCCCGATGACTGGCAGGCCGTCCTCTCGGGAAACCTGACTTCTGCGTTTCTGGGAGCCAGATCGCAAATTTCACTGATGCTCGAACGGGGCGGCGGCTCCATTATATTCACGTCAACATTTGTCGGTACGAGTGTCGGCATTCCCGGCATGTCGGTTTACGGAACCTCGAAGGCAGCTCTCATGGGGATGGTGAAGGGCATAACGGCCGATTATGGCGCTCTTGGCATCCGGGCGAATGCACTTTTGCCCGGTGCTGTTGATACGCCGATGGGTGGAGATGAAAAGCATAAGGAATGGGCCGCAGGCCTGCATGCGATGAAGCGGATCTCCCAGCCTGAAGAAATCGCACAGGCCGCACTGTTTCTGGCAGGTCCGATGTCGAGTTTCGTGGCGGGTTCGGCACTTTATGCTGATGGTGGCAATGCCGCAGTGAAATAA
- a CDS encoding lytic transglycosylase domain-containing protein translates to MKINFVVVCALVGAMSSFGLNPALSAPSSEPTNLAALLKARQQNKTAEAEKPTTAPKKASIVSRRAAPATKGSTGKRSQSKDKTARSAKSGGNYSTIINRYASTYGVPSALAHAVVRHESNFQPNVRGKAGEIGLMQIKLSTARGLGYTGSAKGLYEPSTNIQFGMKYLAMAQKLGGGSTCGTILKYNAGHGAKRMNPTSAKYCSSVKAYMSAL, encoded by the coding sequence ATGAAAATAAATTTTGTTGTTGTTTGCGCCCTTGTTGGCGCGATGAGTTCGTTTGGCCTGAATCCAGCACTGAGTGCCCCTTCATCTGAACCGACCAACCTCGCAGCTCTCCTCAAGGCACGCCAGCAGAACAAGACTGCCGAGGCGGAAAAGCCAACCACAGCGCCGAAGAAGGCATCGATCGTCAGCCGCCGTGCGGCACCTGCCACCAAAGGTTCCACCGGCAAGCGTTCGCAGTCGAAAGACAAGACTGCCCGGAGCGCCAAGAGTGGCGGTAACTATTCCACCATCATCAACCGTTATGCATCGACCTATGGTGTGCCCTCAGCGCTTGCTCATGCAGTTGTGCGTCACGAAAGCAACTTCCAGCCGAACGTGCGCGGCAAGGCTGGTGAAATCGGCCTGATGCAGATCAAGCTCTCGACTGCACGTGGTCTCGGCTATACGGGTTCCGCCAAGGGCCTCTACGAGCCTTCCACGAACATCCAGTTCGGCATGAAATATCTTGCCATGGCGCAGAAGCTCGGCGGTGGAAGCACCTGCGGCACAATCCTGAAGTACAATGCCGGTCATGGTGCCAAGCGCATGAACCCGACCTCTGCAAAGTATTGCAGCTCGGTTAAGGCCTATATGAGCGCTCTCTGA
- a CDS encoding N-acetylmuramoyl-L-alanine amidase, which translates to MSSVREIESELLQELALDRPDFAGATLDPSPNFGTRRDGKTPAFLILHYTGLSTAEEAVQVLKSPDMEVSAHYLVHEDGRVVQMVSENARAWHAGKSFWKGETDINSASIGIEIVNPGNLENYPAFKDAQIDAVIRLSRDICERHAIKPENVLAHSDIAPARKTDPGHNFPWKQLHDAGVGHYIAPTPVRGGRFLARGEQGQPVEALQSMLALYGYEIAVTGVFDEGTETVIKAFQRHFRTQNVDGVADVSTIDTLYKLIFSLQNVTA; encoded by the coding sequence ATGAGCAGCGTGCGCGAAATCGAGAGCGAATTGTTGCAGGAACTGGCTCTAGACCGGCCTGACTTCGCCGGTGCGACGCTTGATCCTTCACCCAATTTCGGCACGCGCCGTGACGGCAAGACGCCTGCCTTTCTCATTCTCCATTATACCGGGTTATCGACTGCAGAAGAGGCAGTGCAGGTTCTGAAGTCGCCGGATATGGAAGTTTCCGCGCACTACCTTGTTCATGAAGACGGACGGGTCGTGCAGATGGTTTCGGAGAATGCGCGCGCATGGCATGCGGGCAAGAGCTTCTGGAAGGGCGAAACGGACATCAATTCCGCTTCCATCGGCATTGAGATTGTCAATCCGGGTAATCTTGAAAATTACCCGGCCTTCAAGGATGCGCAGATCGATGCGGTTATCCGCCTCAGTCGCGATATATGCGAGCGCCACGCCATCAAACCGGAAAATGTTCTGGCCCATTCGGATATCGCACCGGCGCGCAAGACCGATCCCGGTCATAACTTCCCCTGGAAACAGCTCCACGATGCAGGTGTCGGGCATTATATCGCCCCGACGCCGGTCCGGGGCGGACGCTTTCTGGCACGTGGCGAACAAGGCCAACCGGTGGAAGCCTTGCAATCCATGCTGGCACTTTATGGCTATGAAATCGCCGTCACGGGTGTCTTCGATGAAGGTACTGAAACCGTGATTAAGGCCTTTCAGCGTCATTTTCGGACACAAAATGTGGACGGGGTGGCCGACGTATCTACTATAGATACCCTCTACAAGCTAATTTTTTCGCTGCAAAATGTTACCGCCTGA
- a CDS encoding J domain-containing protein, with protein sequence MSIWVRIGEFVTYVASNAISGVIEAVRTVFEGDADTRRQVAFSIAMIALSAKMAKADGVVTQDEIRAFQDIFAVPKEETAHVARLYDLARQDVAGYESYARQLAGLCSEGQTNCHLLEDILDGLFHIATADGYVHEKEMTFLAGVADIFGYDEIAFDRIAIRHVQRGADDPYAILGLERGVSFELARKRYLALVKEHHPDRLVAEGLPLEFITIANRRLAAINAAWASIEKNLETA encoded by the coding sequence ATGTCGATTTGGGTTCGCATTGGTGAGTTTGTCACTTACGTGGCGTCGAATGCCATTTCTGGCGTTATCGAAGCCGTGCGCACCGTTTTCGAAGGTGATGCCGATACGCGCCGCCAAGTGGCTTTCTCTATCGCGATGATCGCGCTTTCGGCCAAGATGGCGAAGGCGGACGGGGTTGTCACCCAGGACGAAATCCGCGCCTTTCAGGATATTTTCGCCGTGCCGAAAGAGGAAACGGCGCATGTCGCGCGACTTTACGATCTCGCCAGGCAGGATGTTGCAGGCTATGAATCCTATGCGCGTCAGCTCGCCGGATTGTGCAGCGAAGGACAGACCAATTGTCATCTGCTTGAGGATATTCTCGACGGTCTTTTCCATATCGCCACCGCCGATGGCTATGTACACGAAAAGGAAATGACCTTTCTCGCAGGCGTAGCGGATATTTTCGGATATGATGAGATTGCCTTCGATCGTATCGCGATCCGCCACGTCCAGCGCGGTGCTGACGATCCTTACGCCATTCTGGGGCTGGAGCGCGGCGTTTCCTTTGAACTGGCCCGTAAGCGCTATCTTGCGCTCGTCAAGGAGCATCATCCTGACCGGCTGGTCGCAGAAGGTTTGCCACTCGAATTCATAACCATTGCCAACAGGCGTCTGGCAGCGATAAACGCGGCTTGGGCAAGTATTGAGAAGAATCTGGAGACTGCATGA